From Limnochordia bacterium, one genomic window encodes:
- a CDS encoding DUF3084 domain-containing protein: MGGFVLVVLLIITGGVIAFIGDRIGMKIGKKRLTLLGMRPRYTSMIITVLTGVVIAAASVTVMSIVSEDVRTALFHMKEVKQALATSESRYEESQRLLEDAEDLLAEQQLRVESLRSEVTVKAQELSFMEEQRNEAMRELEEARQERAIVIQQLQDIQGAYLQAKQDLATTEKDLEFEKERVENLKDASEMIQAKVRELQERETLLETKIVNLLEQYQKLDEAYQRFNEQMRYGHLAFKANEIVFAQVMEGGKGQDAAQLDLVQFLLRANQVALGRGARIEGKDNYAIMLYSEEHFDQVVRVLGEESGQYVVRAVAHGNTVLGEGVVVWFDIKPRQKVFQKGEVLASVEVLGGDTQNIEDVILSLLRQVNELAIAKGMVTDTEGRVGQTSGEEFFKAIAAVRDSEGTLIVNAVAQHDTWNTGKLQIELVVAETKGNE; encoded by the coding sequence GTGGGCGGTTTTGTGTTAGTTGTATTACTGATCATTACCGGTGGAGTTATTGCCTTTATTGGGGATCGGATTGGGATGAAGATTGGTAAAAAACGACTAACCCTTCTAGGTATGCGACCCAGATATACCTCTATGATAATTACTGTTCTTACCGGTGTGGTCATTGCAGCGGCAAGTGTAACGGTAATGTCGATAGTCTCCGAGGATGTCAGAACAGCTCTTTTCCACATGAAAGAAGTAAAACAGGCCCTAGCTACAAGCGAGAGTCGCTATGAGGAAAGCCAGAGACTATTGGAAGACGCCGAAGACCTTCTCGCTGAACAGCAACTAAGGGTGGAATCGTTGCGGTCTGAGGTGACAGTGAAGGCACAAGAATTATCATTCATGGAGGAACAGCGCAATGAAGCTATGCGGGAACTAGAAGAAGCGCGTCAAGAGAGGGCTATAGTGATTCAGCAGCTTCAGGATATCCAAGGCGCTTATTTACAGGCAAAACAGGATCTTGCCACTACAGAGAAGGATCTGGAGTTTGAGAAGGAAAGAGTGGAGAACCTTAAGGATGCAAGTGAGATGATCCAAGCAAAGGTTAGGGAGCTTCAGGAACGGGAGACCTTGCTTGAGACTAAGATTGTCAATCTTTTGGAACAATATCAAAAGCTTGATGAGGCATATCAACGATTTAACGAACAGATGAGGTACGGACATCTTGCATTCAAAGCAAACGAGATAGTCTTTGCTCAAGTGATGGAGGGCGGAAAAGGACAAGACGCCGCACAATTGGATCTAGTGCAGTTTTTGTTACGTGCCAACCAAGTAGCCCTCGGTCGAGGGGCACGAATTGAAGGCAAGGATAACTACGCGATTATGCTATATTCAGAAGAACACTTTGATCAAGTGGTGCGTGTTCTCGGAGAGGAAAGCGGCCAATACGTTGTCCGGGCGGTGGCCCACGGAAACACTGTATTAGGAGAAGGGGTAGTTGTTTGGTTTGATATCAAACCCAGGCAGAAGGTGTTCCAAAAAGGGGAAGTGCTGGCCAGTGTGGAGGTTCTCGGCGGTGATACCCAAAATATAGAGGACGTTATTTTGTCCTTGCTACGGCAAGTTAATGAGTTGGCCATTGCAAAGGGTATGGTCACCGATACCGAAGGACGAGTTGGGCAAACAAGCGGTGAGGAGTTTTTCAAAGCAATAGCTGCGGTGCGGGATAGTGAAGGAACCCTTATCGTAAATGCTGTTGCCCAACATGATACGTGGAATACAGGTAAGCTCCAAATCGAGCTTGTGGTAGCCGAGACTAAAGGAAACGAATGA
- a CDS encoding S-layer homology domain-containing protein: MFKRTTPVIVVAICSLVVGLVFTTYASKMPFPDVAENHWAYDAIAELAATGIVIGYPDGEYKGSNSFTRYEMAMVMSRLISDIEEYASSEIEWQLGQSLDSFEERITKRVAGELGDKLDEAIAAELDTLSAKFAEAMAVLDKASIDQKEEIRECLEKAKLGLKADFDSAQAVLVDQLTADQDAFEKETEAYVRALVTDLVAERLSELTPGLSKEDALEMLKLNSDEIAGLTNQLDQVKVIAELASNKTDLLEKELADYGNALAEAQASVERALEIAKASSEVAAASRNTAEEAMRIGNGAYSTAAEAKDQSAEIAKVLEELKALSDATAETASRAEAIALKVQQSTDTTGPEVAEMAQTAVKNSDAALTRSAEAVAYSEEAKALGEKAVKLGQEAQVSAAEALTVAKEGLEISKTAEQTALEASEVATKLQQVTDLLNDQMGLFDVQLAAMSKDVDGLKALIDLKTASIMKQLDATNAELEDEIVAVKSAISVLDSKNAVIDSKLSDLLFRIGRANKQVERIEAKLDLTEAELQEEFDGIKGMLSLFESRNAVLDSKMGDLLFRIERTNKRADRIEATISELKAELQTGATGLDDLRSFVVALDTEVKNIESTQELLSSRLAKVEQGQQELRVAVGDLEDATGKLAAQQQDLRKDHDALSGSFEEFAAKFGKVRFFGDTSLELVNRAVVAGDAAKLYKDPHVRDTKTSNPKLYDPAVSRFAHKLTFGFEAYPSDNVLVKGSLATVTNFFGSDPDFNVRLSDMSVRVETPDVLRLAYFGSLSHDEIAGSFDKYTINKKKIEPLKMFGVSSKLAFSDTVRADVYFSRLNVGEYLAAVYGEFDVATGKLYTRLVSWFTDPHVGAGAPAYARDRVGQIGTVGSIGNIDYDLKYTVDSYKADSVTATDVKLGTNVGIIDIGFDYGNVAEGFAPKYAKDFKSKDGDLLPDQRKYVLTASAPVFGAKLTQQVGRLDTSVTKGHYELSNITTLKNVDVFGAELGYERRDITTKDDGGESSKIENLLDAKRNILDFDLYGAYFTRDFSTTDELDHSIGKLSVSRKIAPFDLPVVLDLDVANLKELGVDDRQHYQVALNIDKMPVGPGVSLDATYQWTTREIVDNKWTELDKWQENRKTVGGLRSVIDAGDGLMFAAGYRVTTTEDLLSSTVTDKVGTASIGLDYTGELLNAKVGVGVEYGQSTDLLTNASLAPESKLSLTADRQLYGGSLSLAAKQSAGLDTKKSDRFSARTADMKYVYPIGNGFNISLSSNYAELCWDTNVDEDYQVWEALATVGFSF, translated from the coding sequence ATGTTCAAACGTACAACACCTGTAATTGTTGTTGCGATATGTTCTCTTGTGGTAGGCTTAGTTTTTACTACCTATGCATCAAAAATGCCATTTCCGGATGTAGCAGAGAACCACTGGGCATATGATGCCATTGCTGAGCTGGCTGCAACGGGTATTGTTATTGGCTACCCTGATGGGGAATACAAGGGAAGCAATTCATTCACTAGATACGAAATGGCTATGGTAATGTCGAGACTCATTTCGGATATTGAGGAATACGCTTCATCAGAGATCGAGTGGCAACTGGGTCAAAGCCTAGATTCCTTTGAGGAGCGAATTACTAAGAGAGTCGCCGGAGAGCTTGGGGACAAGCTTGACGAAGCTATCGCAGCAGAACTTGATACTCTTTCTGCGAAATTTGCCGAAGCCATGGCAGTCCTAGATAAGGCTTCTATCGACCAAAAAGAAGAGATCAGAGAATGTCTGGAAAAGGCAAAGCTTGGTTTGAAAGCGGATTTTGATTCCGCACAGGCGGTGCTTGTGGATCAACTTACAGCCGATCAGGATGCCTTCGAAAAGGAAACCGAGGCATATGTTCGGGCGTTGGTAACAGATCTCGTTGCTGAAAGATTGAGTGAACTAACCCCCGGGCTATCCAAAGAGGACGCCTTGGAGATGTTAAAGCTTAACAGTGATGAGATCGCTGGGCTGACCAATCAGCTGGACCAAGTCAAGGTTATTGCAGAGCTTGCTAGCAACAAAACTGATCTGCTTGAGAAGGAACTGGCTGACTATGGTAACGCATTGGCAGAGGCTCAGGCTTCGGTTGAACGGGCATTGGAGATTGCTAAGGCTAGCAGCGAGGTAGCGGCTGCCAGCAGAAATACAGCTGAAGAAGCCATGCGAATTGGAAACGGGGCCTACTCCACAGCTGCTGAGGCTAAGGACCAGAGTGCTGAAATTGCCAAAGTGCTGGAGGAACTTAAGGCACTAAGCGATGCAACAGCAGAAACCGCTAGTCGGGCCGAAGCAATCGCATTGAAGGTTCAACAAAGCACCGATACTACCGGCCCTGAAGTTGCAGAAATGGCGCAGACCGCTGTTAAGAATAGTGATGCGGCCCTAACCAGATCTGCTGAGGCTGTTGCATATTCCGAGGAGGCCAAGGCCCTTGGCGAGAAGGCAGTCAAGTTGGGGCAAGAGGCACAGGTTTCCGCCGCTGAAGCACTAACTGTGGCAAAGGAAGGACTGGAGATCAGTAAGACCGCCGAGCAGACCGCACTTGAAGCATCCGAAGTAGCCACCAAGCTACAGCAGGTCACAGACCTACTCAATGACCAAATGGGTCTTTTTGACGTGCAACTGGCGGCCATGTCTAAGGATGTGGACGGTCTAAAGGCACTAATCGATCTGAAAACAGCTTCCATCATGAAGCAGCTTGATGCCACCAATGCGGAACTAGAAGACGAGATCGTTGCTGTAAAGAGTGCAATTTCTGTTTTGGACTCGAAGAATGCCGTGATCGATTCGAAGTTAAGCGATCTTTTGTTTAGAATTGGACGAGCAAACAAACAGGTTGAGCGAATCGAAGCGAAACTGGATCTGACTGAGGCAGAATTGCAGGAAGAATTTGATGGCATAAAGGGTATGCTTTCGTTATTTGAGTCTCGTAATGCAGTGCTAGACTCAAAGATGGGTGATCTCCTATTTAGGATAGAACGCACCAACAAACGTGCCGATCGAATCGAGGCCACGATCAGTGAACTCAAGGCCGAGTTGCAGACCGGTGCTACAGGATTAGATGATCTACGCTCCTTCGTGGTGGCGCTGGATACTGAGGTTAAGAACATTGAGAGCACCCAGGAACTCCTGAGTAGCCGGTTGGCAAAGGTCGAGCAAGGACAACAGGAACTGCGAGTGGCCGTGGGAGATCTTGAGGATGCCACCGGAAAGTTGGCAGCACAGCAGCAAGATCTGCGCAAGGACCACGATGCTCTATCTGGTTCCTTTGAGGAGTTCGCGGCTAAGTTTGGGAAGGTCAGGTTCTTTGGTGATACTAGCCTAGAGTTAGTTAACAGGGCTGTCGTGGCAGGGGATGCTGCAAAGCTATACAAAGATCCTCATGTAAGGGATACAAAGACCTCCAATCCGAAGCTGTACGATCCTGCTGTGAGCAGATTCGCACACAAGTTAACCTTTGGTTTTGAGGCTTATCCTAGTGATAACGTACTGGTTAAGGGAAGCTTGGCAACGGTGACCAACTTCTTCGGCAGCGATCCGGACTTTAACGTGCGTCTGTCGGATATGAGTGTCAGGGTGGAAACTCCCGATGTGCTTAGACTAGCTTACTTTGGCTCACTGAGCCATGACGAGATCGCTGGTTCCTTTGACAAATACACCATTAACAAGAAGAAGATCGAGCCACTGAAGATGTTTGGTGTTAGTTCCAAACTCGCCTTTAGCGATACTGTAAGGGCTGATGTGTACTTCTCACGGCTTAATGTGGGTGAGTATCTAGCTGCTGTTTACGGTGAATTTGATGTTGCAACTGGGAAACTGTATACTCGACTGGTAAGTTGGTTCACAGACCCCCATGTTGGCGCCGGGGCACCAGCATATGCTCGTGACCGGGTGGGCCAGATTGGTACTGTAGGCTCGATTGGTAATATTGACTATGACCTAAAGTATACGGTAGATTCGTACAAGGCAGATAGCGTTACCGCAACCGACGTCAAACTTGGGACCAACGTTGGGATTATAGATATTGGTTTCGACTATGGAAACGTTGCTGAGGGATTTGCTCCGAAATATGCGAAGGACTTCAAGAGCAAAGACGGGGATCTTTTACCGGATCAAAGGAAGTATGTCTTAACGGCCTCGGCTCCTGTGTTTGGTGCAAAGCTTACTCAACAAGTTGGTAGACTAGATACTAGTGTGACGAAAGGCCATTACGAACTATCTAATATTACCACTTTGAAGAACGTCGACGTTTTTGGAGCCGAGCTTGGCTATGAGCGCAGGGATATCACGACCAAGGATGACGGTGGTGAAAGCTCCAAGATAGAGAATCTTTTGGATGCTAAGCGGAATATACTCGACTTTGACCTGTATGGTGCATACTTCACCAGAGATTTCTCCACCACTGACGAGCTGGATCACTCTATCGGCAAACTATCTGTTTCCAGAAAGATAGCGCCCTTCGATTTGCCTGTAGTACTTGATTTAGATGTGGCTAATTTGAAGGAGCTTGGTGTCGATGATAGGCAGCACTATCAAGTGGCACTGAATATCGATAAGATGCCAGTAGGTCCCGGAGTCAGTCTTGATGCAACGTATCAGTGGACTACGAGGGAAATCGTAGATAACAAGTGGACCGAACTGGATAAGTGGCAGGAGAACCGCAAGACCGTAGGTGGATTGAGGTCGGTCATTGATGCCGGTGATGGCTTGATGTTTGCTGCTGGGTATCGTGTTACCACAACGGAGGACTTGCTTAGCTCTACTGTAACGGATAAGGTAGGGACTGCCAGTATCGGACTTGATTATACTGGAGAATTGCTCAATGCCAAGGTGGGTGTTGGTGTTGAGTACGGTCAGAGTACTGATTTGCTTACCAATGCTAGTCTTGCTCCAGAGAGTAAGCTTTCACTTACGGCTGATCGTCAGCTTTACGGTGGTAGCTTAAGTCTAGCTGCAAAGCAGAGTGCTGGGCTTGATACCAAGAAATCAGATCGCTTTAGCGCTCGAACTGCTGACATGAAGTATGTTTACCCAATCGGTAACGGTTTTAACATTTCGCTGAGCAGTAACTATGCTGAGCTGTGCTGGGATACCAACGTTGATGAAGATTATCAGGTATGGGAAGCCCTTGCGACAGTTGGGTTCAGCTTCTAA
- a CDS encoding pre-16S rRNA-processing nuclease YqgF, producing MRILAIDPGTSKCGIAVADQHGTILRGVVGVDAIGEFARGLMARYGPEVIVIGNRTGAREIAQLVGNGLPIEFVDEHRSSEEARRRYWRYNKPTGWRRLLPTSLQVPPEPYDDIVAEILAERFFLHCKF from the coding sequence TTGCGGATTTTGGCAATAGACCCAGGTACGTCTAAATGCGGCATTGCCGTAGCCGACCAACATGGTACAATCTTGCGAGGGGTTGTAGGTGTCGATGCGATTGGCGAGTTTGCTAGAGGATTGATGGCGAGATATGGTCCAGAGGTGATTGTTATCGGAAATCGCACTGGTGCTAGAGAAATAGCCCAGTTGGTTGGTAATGGTTTGCCTATTGAGTTTGTGGATGAGCATCGTTCCAGCGAGGAAGCGCGAAGACGGTATTGGAGGTACAACAAACCCACTGGATGGCGTCGGTTATTACCAACCTCCCTGCAGGTCCCGCCAGAGCCCTATGACGATATAGTGGCCGAAATTTTAGCCGAACGTTTTTTTCTTCACTGCAAGTTTTAA
- a CDS encoding LptF/LptG family permease — translation MKLLDRYLIRLLVPPILFGIGVFSSIFIGSDIMKVIRYVTEYGASWNTAGRLLLLGLPQIIVWVLPMAVLLGVLLSLSQLSAASEVVAMRAAGISFYQITRPAIVAGIVGTILALGVNAYVLPAANLESSRIIAEEVKGTNLSMVQRNVILKRYDRQRMTWFLYAAEFDGQEKVMRDVTMMDLSNGKPQRTTYATSVIWDSEQWYMSDAVVYYHDADDGLASMQFGQGRQPADIAFRPTDIARNQKHPDEMTAKELKDHIDILRGQGYVDPKLLTQLHARFATPAATLMFSLVGAPLGIQSHRSASSVGFGMSMAIILVYYIVMTFGLALGESGALAPFLGAWLPNLFVGIAAVILLIRAKK, via the coding sequence ATGAAACTATTGGATCGGTATTTAATAAGACTGTTGGTCCCTCCTATTCTGTTTGGGATTGGTGTTTTTAGCAGTATCTTTATTGGCAGTGACATCATGAAGGTGATCCGCTATGTTACGGAATATGGGGCTTCGTGGAATACTGCTGGACGTCTGTTGTTGCTGGGATTACCCCAGATCATTGTTTGGGTCTTACCCATGGCTGTATTACTAGGTGTTTTGCTATCCTTAAGCCAGCTGTCCGCCGCTAGTGAAGTCGTGGCGATGCGTGCCGCGGGAATTAGCTTTTATCAGATTACCCGACCTGCCATTGTGGCAGGGATTGTTGGTACCATCCTTGCCCTGGGAGTTAATGCATATGTTCTACCCGCAGCCAACCTTGAGTCCTCCAGGATCATAGCTGAGGAGGTCAAAGGGACAAACTTGTCAATGGTCCAAAGAAATGTTATTCTGAAGAGGTACGATAGGCAACGAATGACTTGGTTTCTTTATGCGGCGGAATTCGATGGGCAAGAGAAGGTCATGCGAGATGTGACCATGATGGATTTATCTAATGGTAAGCCCCAGCGTACCACTTATGCTACATCGGTGATATGGGACTCTGAACAATGGTATATGAGTGATGCTGTAGTGTACTATCATGATGCCGATGATGGACTTGCTTCCATGCAGTTTGGTCAGGGACGGCAGCCAGCGGATATCGCGTTTCGACCGACGGATATTGCCAGGAACCAGAAACATCCCGATGAAATGACCGCTAAGGAACTAAAGGATCATATCGATATTTTACGTGGGCAAGGTTATGTTGATCCCAAATTACTCACCCAATTGCATGCCCGATTTGCAACTCCAGCCGCCACATTAATGTTTTCTCTTGTCGGAGCACCACTTGGTATTCAGTCTCATCGTTCAGCGTCATCAGTGGGTTTTGGCATGAGTATGGCAATTATTTTAGTCTACTATATTGTGATGACCTTTGGACTGGCTCTAGGAGAGAGTGGGGCCTTGGCGCCGTTTCTCGGTGCGTGGCTACCCAACTTATTTGTGGGAATTGCAGCTGTTATACTGCTAATTAGGGCAAAAAAGTAA
- a CDS encoding TrkH family potassium uptake protein — protein MHRKRHWVFSIERLTPAQVLGLGYFSVIVVGTLLLKLPIATRPGVELSVLDAAFTATSATCVTGLSVLNTATGFSRFGQTIIMILVQIGGLGIMTMSTLFALLLGKRIGIRQRQLIQEDLNNISVSGVVRMARLIIEIALIFEGIGAVILFLHWVGDMPAGRAFFFAVFHAISAFNNAGFDLFGTSLEGFVGDVVVNLVISFLIIAGGLGFFVLREATVKRRFRMLSLHSKIVLVSTLVLIAGAFIFVLVAEYHNPMTLGPLDPGAKVTAAFFQAVTPRTAGFNTVPVGQMRPVTLFFILLLMFIGASPGSTGGGIKTTTFACIMVAVGNSIKGQNDNVLFYRRISERTVRRSLSIMVLALALIVTVTMVLLAIEDLPILPVLFEVVSAFGTVGLSTGITPVLSGLGKLLIMMVMFAGRIGPVTLALALGRRLVAPEGDGVRYPEGPVVVG, from the coding sequence ATGCATAGAAAAAGACATTGGGTTTTTTCCATTGAAAGACTAACACCAGCTCAGGTATTAGGTCTTGGATATTTCTCCGTAATTGTAGTAGGCACACTACTACTGAAACTGCCTATAGCAACTCGCCCGGGTGTCGAGTTATCCGTTCTTGATGCAGCTTTTACGGCCACTTCGGCCACCTGTGTTACGGGCTTGAGTGTACTAAATACTGCCACTGGATTTTCCCGGTTTGGTCAAACGATCATAATGATTCTAGTTCAAATCGGGGGACTTGGGATTATGACCATGTCCACGTTGTTTGCCTTGCTCCTTGGCAAAAGAATTGGTATTCGTCAAAGACAGCTGATTCAAGAGGATCTGAATAACATATCTGTTTCAGGCGTAGTCAGAATGGCGCGACTGATCATCGAGATCGCGCTGATATTTGAAGGCATTGGTGCTGTGATTCTCTTTCTTCATTGGGTCGGGGACATGCCAGCAGGTCGTGCCTTTTTCTTCGCGGTGTTCCACGCAATATCTGCCTTTAACAATGCAGGGTTTGATCTTTTCGGAACAAGCCTTGAAGGATTTGTGGGTGACGTTGTTGTCAATCTCGTGATCTCATTTTTGATTATTGCCGGGGGACTAGGTTTTTTTGTGCTAAGAGAGGCCACTGTTAAGCGTAGGTTTCGCATGCTATCCTTGCATTCAAAGATAGTTCTAGTTAGTACGCTAGTTCTTATTGCCGGGGCCTTTATTTTTGTTCTGGTCGCCGAGTACCATAATCCGATGACACTAGGGCCATTGGATCCTGGGGCAAAGGTTACAGCCGCATTTTTTCAGGCCGTGACCCCACGTACTGCCGGGTTCAATACGGTACCCGTAGGGCAAATGCGTCCAGTCACCTTGTTTTTTATATTACTACTGATGTTTATCGGGGCATCACCTGGGTCCACCGGTGGTGGTATCAAGACGACAACCTTCGCTTGTATTATGGTTGCCGTTGGGAACTCCATTAAAGGACAGAATGATAATGTGTTGTTCTATCGTCGAATCTCAGAGAGGACCGTCCGGAGGTCTCTAAGCATCATGGTATTGGCCTTAGCCCTAATAGTCACTGTAACTATGGTGCTCTTAGCTATTGAAGACCTGCCCATCCTGCCCGTCTTGTTTGAAGTCGTTTCTGCCTTCGGTACGGTTGGTTTATCTACTGGTATTACACCAGTATTGTCTGGTCTAGGCAAGCTCCTGATCATGATGGTCATGTTTGCAGGAAGAATTGGGCCAGTTACCTTGGCTCTTGCTCTTGGACGAAGACTTGTGGCTCCTGAAGGGGATGGGGTTCGGTATCCCGAGGGACCTGTTGTTGTAGGCTAG
- the lptB gene encoding LPS export ABC transporter ATP-binding protein, translating to MAIVVEQVIKCYGRRKVVNEVSLQVEPGEIVGLLGPNGAGKTTTFYMIVGLERPSAGRISVDGTDVTSWPMYKRARFGIGYLAQEASIFRKLSVEDNIVAVLELLDLTPKQRTDRLEELLDEFDIAAIRKQRGYVLSGGERRRVEIARALAARPRYMLLDEPFSGVDPIAVADIQGIIAMLKDKGLGLLITDHNVRETLSITDRAYIMHQGKVLVEGPSSEIALDPVARKFYLGDRFSL from the coding sequence ATGGCGATTGTTGTAGAACAGGTGATCAAGTGCTATGGTAGGCGAAAAGTTGTCAATGAAGTCAGTCTTCAAGTGGAACCCGGTGAAATTGTCGGGTTGTTAGGACCTAACGGTGCCGGTAAAACCACGACCTTTTACATGATTGTTGGTTTAGAAAGACCTTCTGCCGGGAGAATATCCGTTGATGGAACCGATGTGACCAGCTGGCCAATGTATAAACGGGCACGGTTTGGCATCGGATATCTAGCCCAAGAAGCTTCCATATTTCGCAAGCTCAGTGTCGAGGACAACATTGTGGCTGTTCTGGAGCTGCTGGATCTGACACCAAAGCAGCGAACTGATCGACTTGAGGAGCTACTCGATGAGTTTGATATTGCTGCTATACGCAAGCAAAGAGGATATGTTCTTTCCGGAGGGGAAAGGCGAAGGGTCGAGATTGCTAGAGCTCTAGCGGCACGGCCTCGATACATGTTACTGGATGAGCCGTTTTCAGGGGTGGATCCCATTGCCGTTGCGGATATTCAAGGCATTATTGCTATGCTCAAGGATAAGGGACTGGGCCTTTTGATTACAGATCATAATGTGCGTGAGACCCTCAGTATAACTGATCGCGCCTATATTATGCATCAGGGAAAGGTTCTGGTTGAAGGACCGTCTTCGGAGATTGCATTGGATCCCGTGGCCAGAAAGTTCTACTTGGGGGATCGGTTTAGTCTATGA
- a CDS encoding TrkA family potassium uptake protein — translation MRWRIFAVLGLGRFGSSVARELSEIGYEVVAVDKDSERVQDVADVVVQAVQADTTDERALEKMGIKNVDVAIVSIGQDVQASILTTLQLKSMGVKKVWAKAQNELHGRVLEKVGADRVVYPERDMGVRVAHSLVSVNLLDYIEVAPDYSIAETIVPQRFANKTLGEIDLRKNYGINVLVVKRGEGLNISPGATDMLMEGDVLIVIGPRNQLDRLQVD, via the coding sequence GTGAGATGGAGAATCTTTGCCGTACTCGGTCTTGGCCGATTTGGAAGCAGTGTGGCCCGGGAACTGAGTGAAATAGGGTATGAAGTTGTTGCTGTAGATAAGGATTCAGAGAGAGTTCAAGATGTGGCGGATGTTGTTGTTCAAGCGGTTCAGGCGGATACCACCGATGAACGGGCCCTGGAGAAAATGGGGATAAAGAACGTAGACGTGGCCATTGTAAGTATTGGTCAAGACGTTCAAGCCAGTATTCTGACAACCCTTCAGCTCAAGAGTATGGGTGTGAAAAAAGTCTGGGCGAAAGCACAGAATGAACTACACGGTAGGGTACTTGAAAAGGTGGGAGCCGATCGGGTTGTCTACCCTGAACGTGACATGGGGGTCCGAGTTGCCCATAGCTTGGTTTCCGTAAATCTGCTCGACTACATTGAGGTGGCTCCAGACTATAGCATTGCGGAAACAATTGTGCCCCAAAGATTTGCTAATAAGACCCTTGGGGAGATAGATCTAAGGAAGAACTATGGTATCAACGTGTTAGTTGTAAAAAGAGGTGAGGGCCTAAACATTTCGCCTGGAGCAACAGATATGTTAATGGAAGGGGATGTGCTAATTGTGATTGGGCCCCGTAATCAACTCGATCGATTGCAAGTAGATTAG